The following are from one region of the Shinella sp. PSBB067 genome:
- a CDS encoding ABC transporter substrate-binding protein: MKPAFLASLFAASVLAASPAAAAGLTIAVVAPGEGPLAILGRQVRDGARFAAEAAGDTVVEIAEACDETDGDGIARQILAADASAAVGFLCTEGLSAALPALAEANVPAVTLSVRSGILMEDALKKGWPLFRLAPGPKAEADKAVEVITRDWKSESFALIDDGTIHARELVEAVRLALEEVGMKPTFVDTFRPAQEQQLTLVRRLAKTGVTHVFVGGDRTDVAIIARDAKAEEKQLALLGGEALVGADPVVPMTDGVEAVALPDYQSLPEGEPVARAMAEKDIVAEGYVLPAHAAVTALAAAAAEGGDLTARLAVGRFATAIGTLAFGADHELRENPYRLLVWRAGAFVPVETAAESD, encoded by the coding sequence ATGAAACCCGCTTTCCTTGCCAGTCTCTTCGCTGCGTCCGTGCTCGCGGCCTCGCCCGCCGCTGCCGCCGGTCTCACCATCGCCGTCGTCGCGCCCGGTGAAGGGCCGCTGGCGATCCTCGGCCGGCAGGTGCGCGACGGCGCCCGATTTGCCGCCGAGGCGGCCGGCGATACGGTCGTCGAGATCGCCGAGGCCTGCGACGAGACCGACGGCGACGGCATTGCCAGGCAGATCCTCGCCGCGGACGCGTCGGCCGCCGTCGGCTTCCTCTGCACGGAAGGGCTTTCCGCCGCACTCCCGGCGCTTGCCGAGGCGAACGTGCCGGCCGTCACCCTCTCTGTCCGCTCCGGCATCCTGATGGAGGATGCGCTGAAGAAGGGCTGGCCGCTCTTCCGCCTTGCCCCCGGCCCGAAGGCGGAGGCGGACAAGGCGGTCGAGGTCATCACCCGCGACTGGAAATCCGAATCCTTCGCCCTCATCGACGACGGCACGATCCATGCCCGCGAGCTGGTCGAGGCGGTGCGCCTCGCGCTGGAGGAGGTCGGCATGAAACCCACCTTTGTCGACACCTTCCGCCCCGCGCAGGAACAGCAGCTTACCCTCGTGCGGCGCCTTGCCAAGACCGGCGTCACCCATGTCTTCGTCGGCGGCGACCGGACGGATGTCGCAATCATCGCCCGCGACGCGAAGGCCGAGGAGAAGCAGCTCGCCCTTCTCGGCGGCGAAGCGCTTGTCGGCGCCGATCCCGTCGTGCCGATGACGGACGGCGTGGAGGCCGTCGCGCTGCCCGACTACCAGTCCCTGCCGGAGGGCGAGCCGGTCGCCAGGGCCATGGCGGAAAAGGACATCGTCGCCGAAGGCTACGTGCTTCCCGCCCATGCCGCCGTGACGGCGCTTGCGGCCGCGGCGGCGGAAGGCGGCGACCTGACCGCAAGGCTGGCGGTCGGCCGTTTCGCGACGGCCATCGGCACCCTCGCCTTCGGCGCGGACCACGAGCTCAGGGAAAACCCCTACCGCCTGCTCGTCTGGCGCGCCGGCGCCTTCGTGCCAGTGGAAACGGCTGCGGAGAGCGACTAG
- a CDS encoding bifunctional diguanylate cyclase/phosphodiesterase, translating to MAKPHGSTSIAMRETEHEPFWRRLFARSGFGYAALDARGRIVDANTAFLRPFAVTAASELPDFTACVSPRDRAVLTLAMRPSVAEQAPWEIRLQRPDGEEFWVLASFIEPPSLSEASPGPALIVQTLDIDERKRNALELAERESRWNHALESAGQGVWDHDFARGDLFYSRQWRAIRGLQPDDPVEASLDAWIRSVHPDDQAHVLAQIARQETGEAAFSIFSYRERHRDGRWIWIESRGAVVEYGPDGRPSRIAGTDTDITERKEAEERLAQMSRRLELALDISRIGVFEVNLRTNEVRWDDRMIEMYGLTQAPDNATWERTLHPEDAPRALARVSDGILHGRDFANEFRIVRGDGEIRHIRGRAAPYVDMTGVPRLIGANWDATDDVRLQEELKRARDLAEARNEQLEAARARIEYTALHDHLTGLPNRRYLDAAIEGAAQDARQAGSRLAVLHIDLDRFKEINDTLGHVAGDRMLVHAAKVLGELKGPDDFVARIGGDEFVFVSAGSAGRNLAMLAEAIVEAMRKPVTFNGHICRFGASVGIASQSGAAIGARQLLVNADLALYRAKNRGRSRHEFFTSDFQAQIIVNKQTADDILSGIEQRRFLPWYQPQFCARTLDIFGVETLARWDHPTRGILTPDAFLKIAEDLDCVAMIDRTVLEASLADFAEWERLGLGIGKISANVSSKRLHDPELAHSLRTLDIRPKSLSFELLESIFLDDCDRTVLENLAEMRKLGIDIEIDDFGTGHASIVSLMKLRPRRLKIDRQLVKPVVRSPGQRKLVGTIVEIGRSLNIEVIAEGVETPAHIAIMRDLGCDILQGYALARPMPAAAIPGFVERQEWRVHAGNAHDLQNEIRRAISH from the coding sequence ATGGCCAAACCGCACGGTTCGACCTCCATTGCCATGCGAGAAACGGAACACGAGCCGTTCTGGCGCCGGCTCTTCGCGCGGTCCGGATTCGGTTACGCCGCGCTCGACGCCAGGGGGCGCATCGTCGATGCGAACACGGCCTTCCTCAGGCCGTTCGCGGTGACCGCGGCGAGCGAACTGCCGGACTTTACGGCCTGCGTCTCTCCCCGCGACCGTGCCGTCCTCACCCTTGCCATGCGCCCGTCCGTGGCGGAACAGGCCCCCTGGGAAATCCGCCTGCAACGGCCGGACGGCGAGGAATTCTGGGTACTTGCCTCCTTCATCGAGCCGCCGTCGCTCTCCGAGGCAAGCCCCGGCCCCGCCCTCATCGTGCAGACGCTCGACATCGACGAGCGCAAGCGCAATGCGCTGGAACTGGCGGAGCGGGAAAGCCGCTGGAACCATGCCCTCGAATCCGCCGGCCAGGGGGTCTGGGATCACGACTTCGCCCGCGGCGATCTCTTCTATTCCCGCCAATGGCGCGCGATCCGCGGCCTGCAGCCGGACGACCCGGTCGAAGCCTCCCTCGACGCCTGGATCCGGTCCGTGCACCCGGACGACCAGGCGCACGTTCTCGCACAGATCGCCCGACAGGAGACCGGCGAGGCCGCCTTCTCCATCTTCAGCTATCGCGAGCGGCACAGGGATGGGCGCTGGATCTGGATCGAGAGCCGCGGCGCGGTCGTCGAATACGGCCCGGACGGCAGGCCGAGCCGCATCGCCGGCACGGATACCGACATAACCGAGCGCAAGGAGGCGGAAGAGCGCCTCGCCCAGATGTCCCGACGGCTGGAGCTGGCGCTCGACATCTCGCGCATCGGCGTCTTCGAGGTCAACCTGCGCACGAACGAGGTGCGCTGGGACGACCGCATGATCGAGATGTACGGCCTGACGCAAGCGCCCGACAACGCCACATGGGAGCGTACGCTGCATCCCGAGGATGCGCCGAGGGCCCTGGCCAGGGTCAGCGATGGCATCCTCCATGGCCGGGATTTCGCGAACGAGTTCCGCATCGTCCGTGGCGACGGCGAGATCCGCCATATTCGCGGGCGCGCCGCACCCTATGTCGACATGACCGGCGTTCCCCGCCTCATCGGCGCCAACTGGGACGCGACCGACGACGTGCGGCTGCAGGAGGAACTGAAGCGCGCAAGGGATCTTGCCGAGGCCCGCAATGAGCAACTGGAAGCCGCACGGGCGCGCATCGAATACACCGCGCTGCACGACCATCTGACGGGCCTGCCCAATCGCCGCTATCTCGACGCGGCCATCGAGGGGGCGGCGCAGGACGCGCGGCAGGCCGGAAGCCGGCTGGCCGTGTTGCATATCGACCTCGACCGCTTCAAGGAGATCAACGACACGCTCGGGCACGTTGCGGGCGACCGGATGCTCGTGCATGCGGCCAAGGTGTTGGGCGAGCTCAAGGGACCCGACGATTTCGTGGCCCGCATCGGCGGCGACGAGTTCGTCTTCGTTTCCGCCGGCTCGGCCGGCCGCAACCTTGCCATGCTCGCCGAGGCCATCGTGGAGGCCATGCGCAAGCCGGTCACCTTCAACGGCCATATCTGTCGCTTCGGCGCCAGCGTCGGCATCGCCAGCCAATCGGGCGCGGCCATCGGCGCCCGGCAACTCCTCGTCAATGCCGACCTTGCCCTCTATCGCGCCAAGAACCGCGGCCGCAGCCGCCATGAATTCTTCACCAGCGACTTCCAGGCGCAGATCATCGTCAACAAGCAGACGGCGGACGACATCCTCTCCGGCATCGAGCAGCGCCGCTTCCTGCCATGGTATCAGCCGCAGTTCTGCGCGCGCACGCTCGACATCTTCGGGGTCGAGACCCTGGCGCGCTGGGACCATCCGACCCGCGGCATCCTCACGCCCGACGCCTTCCTGAAGATCGCCGAAGACCTCGATTGCGTGGCGATGATCGACCGCACCGTGCTGGAAGCCTCGCTCGCCGACTTCGCCGAATGGGAAAGGCTCGGGCTCGGGATCGGCAAGATTTCAGCCAACGTCTCCTCCAAGCGCCTGCACGACCCGGAACTCGCCCATTCGCTGCGCACGCTGGACATCCGCCCGAAATCGCTGTCCTTCGAGCTGCTGGAATCGATCTTCCTCGACGACTGCGACCGCACGGTGCTGGAGAACCTCGCCGAAATGCGCAAGCTCGGCATCGATATCGAGATCGACGATTTCGGCACCGGCCACGCCTCCATCGTCAGCCTGATGAAGCTGCGTCCCCGCCGGCTGAAGATCGACCGCCAGCTCGTCAAGCCCGTGGTCCGCTCGCCCGGCCAGCGCAAGCTCGTCGGCACCATCGTGGAGATCGGCCGCTCGCTGAACATCGAGGTCATCGCCGAAGGGGTCGAAACGCCCGCCCACATCGCCATCATGCGCGATCTCGGCTGCGACATCCTCCAGGGCTACGCGCTCGCGCGGCCCATGCCGGCCGCCGCGATACCCGGCTTCGTGGAGCGCCAGGAATGGCGCGTGCACGCCGGCAACGCGCACGACCTCCAGAACGAAATCCGCCGCGCCATCAGCCACTAG
- a CDS encoding DUF2189 domain-containing protein: MATFHVMAGPDATVARPTIRRIGLSDVRDALARGVDDFRAKPSHYVFLCLIYPICGVVLVTWSSGANMLPLIFPLVAGFALLGPFFALGLYEISRRRERGMETSWRHALAVRHSPALPSILAVGAMLMVLFVAWLVFAQMLYTSLFGPEPPQSLALFLASVFGSENGLLLMLAGNAIGFCFALVVLATTVIAFPLLLDRDVGVVAAIETSLRATLVNPVPIACWGLIVAALLVVGTIPLFVGLAVIMPILGHATWHLYRKIVVDERG; encoded by the coding sequence ATGGCGACCTTTCATGTCATGGCCGGCCCCGATGCGACGGTTGCGCGTCCGACGATCCGGCGGATAGGGCTTTCCGATGTGCGGGACGCGCTCGCGCGCGGCGTCGACGATTTCCGCGCCAAGCCGTCGCACTACGTCTTCCTTTGCCTCATCTACCCGATCTGCGGCGTCGTGCTCGTCACCTGGAGTTCCGGCGCCAACATGCTGCCGCTTATCTTCCCGCTGGTGGCCGGCTTTGCGCTGCTCGGGCCGTTCTTCGCTCTCGGCCTCTACGAGATCAGCCGCCGGCGCGAGCGGGGCATGGAGACGTCCTGGCGGCATGCGCTGGCGGTGCGCCATTCGCCGGCGCTGCCGTCGATCCTCGCCGTCGGGGCGATGCTGATGGTGCTTTTCGTGGCCTGGCTGGTCTTCGCGCAGATGCTCTACACCAGCCTTTTCGGGCCGGAACCGCCGCAATCGCTTGCGCTGTTCCTTGCCTCCGTCTTCGGCTCGGAAAACGGGCTGCTGCTGATGCTTGCCGGCAATGCCATCGGCTTCTGCTTTGCGCTCGTCGTGCTGGCGACGACCGTGATCGCCTTTCCGCTCCTGCTCGACCGGGATGTCGGCGTCGTCGCCGCCATCGAGACGTCGCTGCGCGCGACGCTGGTCAATCCGGTGCCGATCGCCTGCTGGGGCCTGATCGTCGCGGCGCTGCTGGTCGTCGGCACGATCCCGCTCTTCGTCGGGCTTGCCGTGATCATGCCGATCCTCGGCCATGCCACCTGGCATCTCTACAGGAAGATCGTCGTCGACGAGCGGGGATAA
- a CDS encoding alpha/beta hydrolase, translating into MKVSEADILFIPGYSNSGPDHWQTRWQSRLSTARRVEQADWAKPVREDWVKRVVADVAAATKPVVLVAHSLGVATAIHAVPHLGDKVAGAFLVAPPDVASPDIRPRHFMTFGPYPRDPLPFPSLVVASRNDPFGTYEHADDIAAAWGSLLLDAGESGHINAESGHGPWPEGTMVFAQFLSRLKASA; encoded by the coding sequence ATGAAAGTCTCGGAAGCAGATATCCTCTTCATTCCCGGTTACAGTAATTCCGGCCCCGACCACTGGCAGACCCGCTGGCAGTCCAGGCTCTCGACGGCACGCCGCGTGGAACAGGCGGATTGGGCCAAGCCCGTACGCGAGGACTGGGTCAAGCGCGTCGTCGCGGACGTCGCGGCGGCGACGAAGCCGGTGGTGCTCGTTGCCCATTCGCTCGGCGTGGCGACGGCCATCCATGCCGTGCCGCATCTTGGCGACAAGGTCGCCGGCGCCTTCCTCGTCGCGCCGCCCGATGTCGCCAGCCCGGACATCCGGCCGCGGCACTTCATGACCTTCGGTCCCTATCCGCGCGATCCGCTGCCTTTCCCCTCCCTCGTCGTCGCCAGCCGAAACGATCCGTTCGGCACCTACGAGCACGCCGACGACATCGCCGCCGCCTGGGGGTCGCTGCTGCTCGACGCGGGCGAATCCGGCCATATCAACGCCGAATCCGGCCACGGTCCCTGGCCGGAGGGCACCATGGTCTTCGCCCAGTTCCTCAGCCGGCTGAAGGCGTCGGCCTGA
- the purB gene encoding adenylosuccinate lyase: protein MIPRYSRPDMVAIWSPKTKFRIWFEIEAHACDALAELGVIPKSAAETIWEKGGKAEFDVARIDEIEAVTKHDVIAFLTHLAEFVGPDSRFVHQGMTSSDVLDTTFNIQLVRAADILLADMDRVLAALKARAFEHKDTIRIGRSHGIHAEPTTMGLTLARFYAEMDRNRARLVAARAEIATGAISGAVGTFANIDPRVEEHVCARLGLVPEPVSTQVIPRDRHAMFFATLGVIASSIENAAIEIRHMQRTEVLEAEEFFSPGQKGSSAMPHKRNPVLTENLTGLARLVRMAVTPAMENVALWHERDISHSSVERGIGPDTTITLDFALNRLAGVIEKLVIYPDNMLKNLNKFRGLVHSQRVLLALTQAGVSREDAYRLVQRNAMKVWEQGKDFLEELLADAEVRAALSEEAIREKFDLGYHTKHVDTIFRRVFGTV from the coding sequence ATGATCCCTCGCTATTCCCGACCGGACATGGTCGCCATCTGGTCGCCCAAAACGAAGTTCCGCATCTGGTTCGAGATCGAGGCGCATGCCTGCGACGCGCTGGCCGAGCTCGGCGTCATCCCGAAATCCGCCGCCGAGACCATCTGGGAAAAGGGCGGCAAGGCCGAGTTCGACGTCGCCCGCATCGACGAGATCGAGGCCGTCACCAAGCATGACGTCATCGCCTTCCTGACGCATCTTGCCGAATTCGTCGGCCCGGACAGCCGCTTCGTGCACCAGGGCATGACCTCCTCCGACGTGCTCGACACGACCTTCAACATCCAGCTCGTGCGCGCCGCCGACATCCTCCTCGCCGACATGGACCGCGTGCTCGCGGCCCTCAAGGCCCGCGCCTTCGAGCACAAGGACACGATCCGCATCGGCCGCAGCCACGGCATCCATGCCGAGCCGACGACGATGGGCCTGACGCTCGCCCGCTTCTATGCCGAGATGGACCGCAATCGCGCCCGCCTCGTCGCCGCCCGCGCGGAAATCGCCACCGGCGCGATCTCCGGCGCCGTCGGCACCTTCGCCAATATCGATCCGCGCGTCGAAGAGCACGTCTGCGCCAGGCTCGGCCTCGTGCCGGAGCCGGTCTCCACGCAGGTCATCCCGCGCGACCGCCACGCCATGTTCTTCGCGACCCTCGGCGTCATCGCCTCGTCCATCGAGAACGCCGCCATCGAGATCCGCCACATGCAGCGCACGGAAGTGCTGGAGGCCGAAGAATTCTTCTCGCCGGGGCAGAAGGGCTCCTCCGCCATGCCGCACAAGCGCAACCCGGTGCTGACCGAGAACCTGACGGGCCTTGCCCGCCTCGTGCGCATGGCCGTCACGCCCGCCATGGAGAACGTGGCGCTCTGGCACGAGCGCGACATTTCCCATTCCAGCGTCGAGCGCGGCATCGGCCCCGACACGACGATCACCCTCGACTTCGCGCTGAACCGCCTTGCCGGCGTCATCGAGAAGCTGGTGATCTACCCGGACAACATGCTGAAGAACCTCAACAAGTTCCGCGGCCTCGTCCATTCACAGCGCGTGCTGCTTGCCCTGACGCAGGCCGGCGTGTCGCGGGAGGACGCCTACCGCCTCGTGCAGCGCAACGCCATGAAGGTCTGGGAACAGGGCAAGGACTTCCTGGAGGAACTGCTGGCCGACGCGGAGGTGCGCGCGGCGCTTTCCGAAGAGGCGATCCGCGAAAAATTCGACCTCGGCTACCACACCAAGCACGTCGACACGATCTTCCGCCGTGTCTTCGGCACCGTTTGA
- the rpe gene encoding ribulose-phosphate 3-epimerase codes for MTLPIRIAPSILAADYARLGQEVRDVVAAGADWIHLDIMDGHFVPNISFGPDVIKALRPHTEAFFDCHLMIAPADPYLEAFAKAGCDGITVHAEAGPHLDRSLQAIRALGKRAGVAINPATSESVLDYLLDKIDLVLVMTVNPGFGGQKFIPAMEEKIRRVRAMIAERPIELQVDGGIAVDTIALPASAGANVFVAGSAIFGGGHVEAYRKTVETLRGNAEGARP; via the coding sequence ATGACCCTTCCCATCCGGATCGCGCCCTCCATCCTCGCCGCCGACTACGCCAGGCTGGGCCAGGAAGTGCGCGACGTCGTCGCGGCCGGGGCGGACTGGATCCACCTCGACATTATGGACGGCCATTTCGTGCCGAACATCTCCTTCGGCCCGGACGTCATCAAGGCGCTGCGCCCGCATACCGAGGCCTTCTTCGACTGCCACCTGATGATCGCCCCCGCCGATCCCTATCTCGAAGCCTTCGCCAAGGCGGGCTGCGACGGCATCACCGTCCACGCCGAGGCCGGCCCGCATCTCGACCGTTCGCTTCAGGCGATCCGGGCACTCGGCAAGCGCGCGGGCGTGGCGATCAACCCGGCGACGTCCGAAAGCGTGCTCGACTATCTCCTCGACAAGATCGACCTCGTCCTCGTGATGACCGTCAATCCCGGCTTCGGCGGCCAGAAGTTCATTCCGGCGATGGAAGAGAAGATCCGCCGCGTGCGCGCCATGATCGCCGAGCGTCCGATCGAGCTGCAGGTCGATGGCGGCATCGCCGTCGATACGATCGCCCTTCCCGCCTCGGCCGGTGCCAACGTCTTCGTCGCCGGCTCCGCCATCTTCGGCGGCGGCCATGTCGAGGCCTATCGCAAGACCGTCGAGACCCTGCGCGGCAATGCGGAGGGCGCGCGGCCGTGA
- a CDS encoding DUF1476 domain-containing protein, with the protein MTSIQDREKAFEAKFALDEELRFRAESRRNKLLGLWAAGLLGKTGEAADAYAKEVIAADFEEVGHEDVVRKVKADFDAGGVARTEDEIRVQMIELLAVAISQLEAG; encoded by the coding sequence ATGACCAGCATACAGGATCGGGAAAAGGCCTTCGAGGCCAAGTTCGCGCTGGACGAAGAGCTGCGCTTCAGGGCCGAGTCACGCCGCAACAAGCTCCTCGGCCTCTGGGCTGCCGGCCTGCTCGGCAAGACCGGCGAGGCGGCGGACGCCTATGCCAAGGAGGTCATCGCAGCCGATTTCGAGGAAGTCGGCCACGAGGATGTCGTGCGCAAGGTCAAGGCCGATTTCGACGCCGGCGGCGTCGCCCGCACGGAAGACGAAATCCGCGTGCAGATGATCGAGCTTCTGGCGGTCGCCATCTCGCAGCTCGAAGCCGGCTGA
- a CDS encoding DUF2259 domain-containing protein, with product MARKSAVLVLSACLSAAGAQAGDFSTFQSLGFSPDGKVYAFEEFGVQDGSGFPYSNVYFIDTEEDAYLPGTPIRVRIDDEAAGIARARTESRDKAKALVDTYDVLDNPGVLAALNPMGEGNVDRMRIEYVQHAIEPTPGGSFALALEEIPLPLPEKCREITPDGGKGFRLKLVRRDGEAADTVVHADTRIPESRNCPLSYQISGAVTFNAFDVKSVHVALVLVRSFGFEGADGRWIAVPFRP from the coding sequence ATGGCTCGGAAAAGCGCAGTCCTTGTCCTTTCGGCCTGCCTTTCGGCGGCGGGCGCGCAGGCGGGCGATTTTTCCACCTTCCAGTCCCTCGGCTTCTCGCCGGACGGCAAGGTCTACGCCTTCGAGGAATTCGGCGTCCAGGACGGCTCGGGCTTTCCCTATTCCAACGTCTACTTCATCGACACGGAAGAGGACGCCTACCTTCCCGGCACGCCGATCCGCGTGCGCATCGACGACGAAGCGGCCGGCATCGCCAGGGCGCGGACGGAAAGCCGCGACAAGGCGAAGGCGCTCGTCGACACATATGACGTGCTCGACAATCCCGGCGTGCTCGCCGCCCTCAACCCGATGGGCGAAGGCAATGTCGACAGGATGCGCATCGAATACGTCCAGCACGCCATCGAGCCGACGCCGGGCGGCAGCTTCGCCCTTGCACTGGAAGAAATTCCCCTGCCCCTGCCGGAAAAGTGCCGCGAGATCACGCCCGATGGCGGCAAGGGCTTCCGCCTGAAGCTCGTCAGGCGCGACGGCGAGGCCGCCGATACGGTGGTCCACGCGGATACGCGCATTCCCGAAAGCCGCAACTGCCCGCTCTCCTACCAGATATCCGGCGCGGTCACCTTCAACGCGTTCGATGTGAAATCGGTCCATGTCGCGCTCGTCCTCGTGCGCAGCTTCGGCTTCGAGGGCGCGGACGGCCGGTGGATCGCCGTGCCCTTCCGCCCGTAG
- a CDS encoding flavin reductase family protein: MSRYAGHVQIVTTVHEGERRGVTITAACSVSDNPPMLLACVNASNPKNAIFQKSGRFALNTLAADQIDLANAFSGRDPALSSQERFAMGTWQELVTGAPVLKGALAAFDCRIVEARVMATHIVLIGEVMDISFGDHKPALLYMDRGYRAL; this comes from the coding sequence ATGAGCCGCTATGCCGGCCATGTGCAGATCGTGACGACGGTACACGAGGGCGAAAGGCGCGGCGTGACCATCACCGCCGCCTGCTCGGTGTCGGACAACCCGCCGATGCTGCTCGCCTGCGTCAACGCGTCCAACCCGAAGAACGCGATCTTCCAGAAGAGCGGCCGCTTCGCGCTGAACACGCTCGCCGCCGACCAGATCGACCTTGCCAACGCCTTTTCCGGCCGCGACCCCGCGCTGAGCTCGCAGGAGCGCTTCGCCATGGGCACCTGGCAGGAGCTGGTAACGGGCGCGCCGGTGCTGAAGGGCGCGCTGGCCGCCTTCGACTGCCGTATCGTCGAGGCCAGGGTGATGGCGACGCATATCGTCCTCATCGGCGAGGTGATGGACATTTCCTTCGGCGATCACAAACCGGCGCTTCTCTATATGGACCGGGGCTACCGCGCGCTATAA
- a CDS encoding P1 family peptidase, with translation MAPGPKNLITDVAGLKVGNATDHASRSGVTVVVCDEPATAAVQVLGGAPGTRETDLLEPHNTVQTVDALVLSGGSAFGLDAASGVQAGLREAGRGFAVGPHRVPIVPAAILFDLMNGGDKDWGRYPPYRELGYEALANAGETFETGSAGAGSGALTATFKGGLGSASSVLENGVTVGALVAVNALGSATVGDTRHFWAAPFEEDGEFGGLGLPVPFPADARAPRTKLSPRPAGVENTTIAVIATDAVLTKAEAKRLAIAAHDGLARALWPAHTPLDGDLVFTLATGRSGQAPAPEDFIGLCAAAASTMARAIARGVHDAAPMAGDVLPSWAAR, from the coding sequence ATGGCGCCCGGCCCGAAAAACCTGATCACCGACGTCGCCGGCCTCAAGGTCGGCAACGCCACCGATCATGCATCGCGCTCCGGCGTCACCGTGGTCGTCTGCGACGAGCCGGCGACGGCGGCCGTGCAGGTGCTCGGCGGCGCGCCCGGCACGCGCGAGACGGACCTGCTGGAGCCGCACAACACCGTCCAAACGGTCGATGCGCTGGTGCTGTCCGGCGGCTCGGCCTTCGGCCTCGATGCCGCCTCGGGCGTGCAGGCGGGCCTGCGCGAGGCGGGGCGCGGCTTTGCCGTCGGCCCGCACCGCGTGCCCATCGTCCCCGCCGCCATCCTCTTCGACCTCATGAACGGCGGCGACAAGGACTGGGGCCGCTACCCGCCCTATCGCGAGCTCGGCTACGAAGCGCTCGCCAATGCGGGCGAAACCTTCGAGACCGGCAGCGCCGGCGCCGGCAGCGGCGCCCTGACGGCGACGTTCAAGGGCGGCCTGGGCTCGGCCTCCAGCGTGCTGGAAAACGGCGTCACGGTCGGCGCGCTGGTGGCGGTCAACGCGCTCGGCTCGGCCACCGTCGGCGACACGCGGCATTTCTGGGCGGCCCCCTTCGAGGAGGACGGCGAGTTCGGCGGGCTCGGCCTGCCCGTCCCCTTCCCGGCCGATGCCCGCGCGCCGCGCACGAAACTGTCGCCACGGCCGGCCGGCGTGGAGAACACCACCATCGCCGTCATCGCCACCGATGCCGTGCTGACGAAGGCGGAGGCCAAGCGCCTCGCCATCGCGGCCCATGACGGATTGGCTCGCGCCCTCTGGCCGGCACATACGCCGCTCGACGGCGACCTCGTCTTCACGCTCGCGACCGGCAGAAGCGGCCAGGCGCCGGCACCGGAGGATTTCATCGGGCTTTGCGCCGCGGCGGCCTCGACGATGGCCCGCGCCATCGCCCGCGGCGTGCACGACGCCGCGCCCATGGCGGGCGACGTGCTGCCGAGCTGGGCGGCACGGTAA
- a CDS encoding MoxR family ATPase gives MLSAGNYLAGRSLATVLFLSLRMKRPLFLEGEAGVGKTEIAKVLASALDRPLIRLQCYEGLDISSAVYEWNYPAQMLEIRLAEASGTTDRGRIEADIFSERYLIRRPVLQALSAPDGRAPVFLIDELDRTDEAFEAFLLEVLSDFQVTVPELGTIRAAEPPIVIITTNRTREVHDALKRRCLYHWVDYPAAAQELEIVRRKVPGCNAALSRQVVAYVQKLRTLDLFKNPGVAETIDWATALTELDRLALDPETVSDTLGTLLKYQDDIARIDGAEGRRLLDAVKAGLAEAG, from the coding sequence ATGCTGTCCGCGGGGAACTACCTTGCCGGCCGGTCGCTCGCGACGGTGCTGTTCCTGTCGCTGCGCATGAAGCGCCCGCTCTTCCTCGAAGGGGAGGCCGGGGTCGGCAAGACCGAGATCGCCAAGGTGCTGGCCTCAGCCCTCGACCGGCCGCTGATCCGCCTGCAATGCTACGAGGGCCTCGACATCTCCTCGGCGGTCTACGAGTGGAACTATCCGGCGCAGATGCTGGAAATCCGCCTGGCGGAAGCTTCCGGCACCACGGACCGCGGCCGCATCGAGGCCGACATCTTCTCCGAGCGCTACCTGATCCGCCGCCCGGTGCTGCAGGCGCTTTCCGCGCCGGACGGGCGCGCGCCCGTCTTCCTCATCGACGAGCTCGACCGGACCGACGAGGCCTTCGAGGCCTTCCTGCTGGAAGTGCTCTCGGATTTCCAGGTCACGGTGCCGGAGCTCGGCACGATCCGCGCCGCCGAGCCGCCCATCGTCATCATCACGACGAACCGCACCCGCGAGGTGCACGATGCGCTGAAGCGGCGCTGTCTCTATCACTGGGTCGATTATCCCGCAGCCGCGCAGGAGCTGGAGATCGTCCGGCGCAAGGTGCCGGGCTGCAACGCGGCGCTCTCCCGGCAGGTGGTCGCCTATGTGCAGAAGCTGCGCACGCTCGACCTCTTCAAGAATCCCGGCGTTGCCGAGACCATCGACTGGGCGACAGCGCTCACCGAACTCGACCGGCTGGCGCTCGACCCGGAGACGGTCTCCGACACGCTCGGCACGCTGCTGAAATACCAGGACGACATCGCCCGCATCGACGGTGCCGAGGGCCGCAGGCTGCTCGACGCGGTGAAAGCCGGCCTGGCGGAGGCGGGGTGA